In Sphingomicrobium sediminis, the genomic window GCATATCGGGCATGCGCTCAATCACGTCCTCAAGGACATGGTGGTGCGCACGCAGACCCTGCTCGGCAAGGACGCGCCCTACGTGCCCGGCTGGGACTGCCACGGCCTGCCGATCGAGTGGAAGGTCGAGGAGCTTTACCGCAAGAAAAAGAAGAACAAGAACGAGGTCCCGGCGAAGGAATTCCGCGCCGAATGCCGCGCCTATGCCCAGAAATGGGTGGACGTGCAGCGCGAGCAACTGAAGCGCCTCGGCATCGGCGGCAAGTGGGACGATCCGTACCTTACCATGCGCCCCGAGGCGGAAGCGCAGATCGTCGCCGAACTTTTCAAGTTTGCCGAGACGGGCCAGCTCTATCGCGGCGCCAAGCCGGTCATGTGGTCGCCTGTCGAGGAGACCGCGCTCGCGGATGCCGAGGTCGAATATCAAGATCTGACCGATAGCCCGCAGATCGATGTGTCATTCAAGATTGTCGAGAGTCCGATCAAGGAATTGGTCGGGGCCTTTGCGGTCATCTGGACGACGACCCCGTGGACGATCCCGGTCAATCAAGCGCTCGCCTATGGTCCTGATGTTGAATACGTCCTTCTTTCGGTGACAATCGACACGGTTGGAATCGGCACGGCGGGTGATGACCGGGTAAATGAAGTTGTCGGGGCTGCGGGTCTCCCCTTCAACGTCAATCACATCGTCAAGTTTCTAGTAGCAAAGGACTTGGCCACCGAGTTTGTTGCCCGACTGAACAAGACCGTACGCGCACTTGATTTTGGCGAGATCGATAAGGGTGCAATCTTCGTTCAAGAATATGTCGATCCGTTTTCGGAACGAGACGCTCTTATCAAAGGCGCCGACCTCGCCGGCACCGTGGCCCGTCACCCGATGCACCATCTCGGCGGCTTCTACGCCAAGTCGCGTCCCTTCCTCGCGGGCGATTTCGTCACGACCGACAGCGGTACCGGCCTCGTCCACATGGCGCCCGACCATGGCGAGGACGATTTCGACCTGTGCAAGGCCAACGGCATCGACCCCGTTTTCGCGGTCATGGCGGACGGGCGCTATCGCGACGACTGGCTATGGCTGGGCGGCGATGACGAGCGCCGCCGCAGCGTCATCAACAAGCCCTTCAACTCGCCCGAAGGCCCGATCTGCTCGGACTTGCGCGAGGCGGGCGCGCTGCTCTCGGCCAGCGCCGATTATGCGCACAGCTATCCGCATTCATGGCGGTCCAAGGCGAAGGTCGTCTATCGCTGCACCCCGCAATGGTTCATCGCCATCGACAAGCCGCTGCACCACCTCAATCCCAAGACGCCCGCGGAGAAGCGCTGGGAGGATGAAGGCGGTCCGCCCAACGATGGCGGTCCGATCGACGATTACCCCACGCTGCGCGAAGCCGCGATGGAGGCGATCGACCAGACGCGCTGGGTGCCCGCCAAGGGCAAGAACCGCATCAGCTCGATGGTCGAAGGCCGCCCCGACTGGCTGATCAGCCGCCAGCGCGCCTGGGGCGTGCCCATCGCCTTGTTCGTCGAGCGCAAGACCGGCGAGTTGCTGGTCGACCCGGAAGTGAACGCGCGCATCGTCGCCGCCATCGCCAGCGAGACGGTCGATGCGTGGGAGGAAAGCCGCGCCGCCGACTATCTCGGCCCCGACCGCAACCCCGACGATTACGAGATGGTCACCGACATTCTCGACGTCTGGTTCGACAGCGGGTCGACCCATGCCTTCGTGCTGGAAAGCGAGCGCTGGCCCGAATTGCGCAGCCCCGCCGACCTATATCTCGAAGGCTCGGACCAGCATCGCGGCTGGTTCCAGTCAAGCTTGCTCGAAAGCTGCGGCACGCGCGGCCGTGCGCCCTACGACACCGTCCTCACCCATGGCTTCACCATGGATTCGAAGGGCTTCAAGATGTCGAAGAGCCTCGGCAACACGATCAGCCCGCTGAAGGTCATGGAGACCAACGGCGCGGACATCATCCGCCTGTGGGCGCTCTCGGTCGACTATACCGAGGACCATCGCATCGGTGACGAGATCCTCCGCGGCGTCGGCGACCAGTATCGCAAGCTGCGCAATTCGCTCCGCTACATGCTCGGTGCGCTTTCGGGATACGATCGCAGCGAGGCCGTCGCGCCCGCTGACATGCCCGAGCTGGAGCGCTACATGCTCCACCGCCTCGCCGAGCTGGACGCGAAGCTCCGCCACGCCGTCGATGATCTCGACTTCAACACCTATGTCCGCGCGCTGGTCGACTTTGCCAATGAAGACCTTTCAGCCTTCTTCTTCGATATCCGCAAGGACCGGCTCTATTGCGATGTCGACATGGAAAGCGGCGAGGAAACCGCGACGCGCAAAGCCTATCGCACGGTCCTCGACCATCTGTTCGAAGCCATGGTGCGCTACCTCGCGCCGGTGCTGGTCTTCACGGCGGAAGAAGCCTGGGGCCACCGCTATCCGGATGCCGACAGCGTTCACCTCGCCGAATGGCCCGAGGTCGATGCCGGCTGGATGGACGAGGCGCTGGCTCAGAATTGGAGAATGATCCGATCGTTCCGTGAGGCAGTGACTTCAGCCGTGGAACCGCTGCGGAAAGAGAAGCGTATCCGGTCAAGTCTCCAAGCCAATGTGCGATTGGGAGTGGACGATCCCAATACTCTCTCCACAATAAACGACTATGATCTCGATGAGATTTTCATTGTAGCGAAGGTCAAGACCGAACTGCTGCCTGCATACGATCAGTTCGATGATCGTTTTCAACCAGTCCGCGTCTTGCCTAGCGTCACTGAGGACAAGAAGTGCGGCCGTTGCTGGCGGCACCTCCCTGAGGTCGAGGAAGATGGCGACCTGTGTAACCGCTGCAGCGAGGTGCTCAAATGAGCCAGCGCCGCGCGTTCGCCATCGCGCTCGCCATCTTCATCGTCGACCAGGTGGTGAAATGGTGGGTCATCAACCCTCTCAACCTCGAAGCGCGCGAGACGATCGAGATTGTCGGCATCTTCAGCCTGACCTGGGTCGAAAATCGCGGCATCAGCCTCGGCCTCCTGCAGGCCGGTAGCGAGACGGCGCGCTGGGCGCTGGTCATCGGCACGGCGGCGATTGCCGCTGGTGTCGGCTATATGATCACCCGTCCCGGCGAGGAAGGCGACCGTCTGGGCTTCGCGATGATCCTCGGCGGCGCGCTCGGAAATATCGTCGATCGCACACGCTTCGGCTATGTCGTCGACTATGCGGACTTGCACTTTGGCGAGTTTAGGCCTTTTTATGTGTTCAACATTGCCGATGCAGCCATTAGCATCGGCGTCGTGCTATTACTGATCCGCGCCTTCATGCCCGAAAAGAAGGCGCAACCGGAGAATGACAATGCGTAAGACCCTGATCCTCGTCGCTGCCTGCGGCACGCTTGCTGCCTGTGGAGGTGCGCAGGGATCGCTCGACGAATTCGCAGTGACGCGCAACGCGCCGCTGATCATCCCGCCCGATTACACGCTCGAGCCGCCGCGTGCCGGCACCGTCTCGACCAGCGCGGGCGAAGCGCAGAGCCAGGCTCTTGAAGCCCTGTTCGGCGGCCCCGCGCCGCGTTCGCCCGGCGAACGTGCGGTGATCCAGGGTGCCAGCGAAGGCACCATCCCGCTCGATGCGCGCTCGACCGCCGGCGACCCCGGCACCCGCGTCGTCGACAAGGGTACGACCACCCAGACCATCCTCGCCGCGCCGGCTGGCGACGGTCAGGACGCCCAGGCCGAGACGCCCCAGTAAGATGGCGGACGCGGGGCAGAACATCCAGGCGACCCTGGTCGATATCGAGAGCCAGCTCGAGCGCGCGCGCAAGAAGCTGGAAGACGGGCTCGAACTGGTCGATGCCGCGCAGAAGGCGCTTGGCGATATCCAGGCCGAAGTGCTGGGCGCGCCCAAGAGCCATGCCAGCGCCGATCCCGACGAAGCCGCATCCAAACTGCTCCAAAGCCTCAAGGGCGCGGGCGAGGAAATGCCCGAGACCCTGTGCGGCGGCCGCCTCGGCGTCGATGCAGAGCAGCGCCTCATCCGCATCGACGGTCATCCGATCGGCATTACCGAGATGGAGTATCGCGTGCTCGAACTGCTGGCCTATGCCCGAAACAATGTCGTGACGCGCAACATGCTGTTGAAGCATCTCTATCGCCGCGCCGACGACCAGCCGCAGCCCAAGATCATCGATGTCTTCATCTCGAAGCTGCGCAAGAAACTGCGCTCGGCCTCGGGTGGTGCGGAGTTTATCGAGACGATCCCGCAGCGTGGCTGGATCCTGCGCGACAAGGATGCGGATTAACCGCGCACTACAGCGCGCTTAACGCGGTTTTCATGCTTGGCCCGCTATAAGGGTCCTCATGATCGCACCACTGCCCAAACTGCATTTCATCGAGAAGGCTCACCGGCCCGTCGACGCCGCGCGAAAGGCGCTCGCCGACAAGCTGGCGCAGAATGGCGTATCGAAGGCCCCGACCTTCCTCGCGCTTTAGGAGCCCTGCTCCTTGGGAGTCGTCGGATCGGCGCCCCATTCTGCCCAACTGCCATCGTAGAGCTTGCCCTCGCGCCCACCCAACAGATGGGCGGCGAAGAGGATCGAGCAGGCCGTCACCCCCGACCCGCAACTGGCGGTGAACGCCGCTGACGGATCCATGCCCGCATCGACGAAGACCTGGCGCAGCTCGTCTTGCGACTTGAGCGTGCCGCCCTCCGCATAGAATTTCGAATAAGGCAGGTTTTTCGCGCCCGGTATGTGACCGGCGGCCATGCCTGCGCGCGGTTCGGGTGTCGTGCCGGCAAAGCGCTCGGGCCCGCGCGCGTCGGCAACGGGCGGCGTCGTGCCGGCGAGGATGTCGGACTTGGTCACCACCTCGAGCTGCGCTGCAGTCACAGGCCACAGGCCCGTGCGCACGCGGGCAGGCCCGCTCTCGACCGGGCGTCCTTCCGCCGTCCATTTGCCG contains:
- a CDS encoding winged helix-turn-helix domain-containing protein, which gives rise to MADAGQNIQATLVDIESQLERARKKLEDGLELVDAAQKALGDIQAEVLGAPKSHASADPDEAASKLLQSLKGAGEEMPETLCGGRLGVDAEQRLIRIDGHPIGITEMEYRVLELLAYARNNVVTRNMLLKHLYRRADDQPQPKIIDVFISKLRKKLRSASGGAEFIETIPQRGWILRDKDAD
- a CDS encoding sulfurtransferase — its product is MDDLVTGKWLQAHLDEVQPLDASFFLPAHERDANAEFEAGHIPGALRLDIGSFADPDHPAPHMLPSPELGAQMLESIGLRRDKPIIVYDNSPLRTATRGWFIVRHYGAAEAAVLDGGFGKWTAEGRPVESGPARVRTGLWPVTAAQLEVVTKSDILAGTTPPVADARGPERFAGTTPEPRAGMAAGHIPGAKNLPYSKFYAEGGTLKSQDELRQVFVDAGMDPSAAFTASCGSGVTACSILFAAHLLGGREGKLYDGSWAEWGADPTTPKEQGS
- a CDS encoding DUF3035 domain-containing protein translates to MRKTLILVAACGTLAACGGAQGSLDEFAVTRNAPLIIPPDYTLEPPRAGTVSTSAGEAQSQALEALFGGPAPRSPGERAVIQGASEGTIPLDARSTAGDPGTRVVDKGTTTQTILAAPAGDGQDAQAETPQ
- the ileS gene encoding isoleucine--tRNA ligase; its protein translation is MSDKPNYKDTVFLPKTDFPMKAGLPQKEPKIASKWEEMGMYERLREARAGREKYILHDGPPYANGDMHIGHALNHVLKDMVVRTQTLLGKDAPYVPGWDCHGLPIEWKVEELYRKKKKNKNEVPAKEFRAECRAYAQKWVDVQREQLKRLGIGGKWDDPYLTMRPEAEAQIVAELFKFAETGQLYRGAKPVMWSPVEETALADAEVEYQDLTDSPQIDVSFKIVESPIKELVGAFAVIWTTTPWTIPVNQALAYGPDVEYVLLSVTIDTVGIGTAGDDRVNEVVGAAGLPFNVNHIVKFLVAKDLATEFVARLNKTVRALDFGEIDKGAIFVQEYVDPFSERDALIKGADLAGTVARHPMHHLGGFYAKSRPFLAGDFVTTDSGTGLVHMAPDHGEDDFDLCKANGIDPVFAVMADGRYRDDWLWLGGDDERRRSVINKPFNSPEGPICSDLREAGALLSASADYAHSYPHSWRSKAKVVYRCTPQWFIAIDKPLHHLNPKTPAEKRWEDEGGPPNDGGPIDDYPTLREAAMEAIDQTRWVPAKGKNRISSMVEGRPDWLISRQRAWGVPIALFVERKTGELLVDPEVNARIVAAIASETVDAWEESRAADYLGPDRNPDDYEMVTDILDVWFDSGSTHAFVLESERWPELRSPADLYLEGSDQHRGWFQSSLLESCGTRGRAPYDTVLTHGFTMDSKGFKMSKSLGNTISPLKVMETNGADIIRLWALSVDYTEDHRIGDEILRGVGDQYRKLRNSLRYMLGALSGYDRSEAVAPADMPELERYMLHRLAELDAKLRHAVDDLDFNTYVRALVDFANEDLSAFFFDIRKDRLYCDVDMESGEETATRKAYRTVLDHLFEAMVRYLAPVLVFTAEEAWGHRYPDADSVHLAEWPEVDAGWMDEALAQNWRMIRSFREAVTSAVEPLRKEKRIRSSLQANVRLGVDDPNTLSTINDYDLDEIFIVAKVKTELLPAYDQFDDRFQPVRVLPSVTEDKKCGRCWRHLPEVEEDGDLCNRCSEVLK
- the lspA gene encoding signal peptidase II, with amino-acid sequence MSQRRAFAIALAIFIVDQVVKWWVINPLNLEARETIEIVGIFSLTWVENRGISLGLLQAGSETARWALVIGTAAIAAGVGYMITRPGEEGDRLGFAMILGGALGNIVDRTRFGYVVDYADLHFGEFRPFYVFNIADAAISIGVVLLLIRAFMPEKKAQPENDNA